From the Manis javanica isolate MJ-LG chromosome 11, MJ_LKY, whole genome shotgun sequence genome, one window contains:
- the PCF11 gene encoding pre-mRNA cleavage complex 2 protein Pcf11 isoform X1, with protein MSEQTPAEAGTAGARDDACRDYQSSLEDLTFNSKPHINMLTILAEENLPFAKEIVSLIEAQTAKAPSSEKLPVMYLMDSIVKNVGREYLTAFTKNLVATFICVFEKVDENTRKSLFKLRSTWDEIFPLKKLYALDVRVNSLDPAWPIKPLPPNVNTSSIHVNPKFLNKSPEEPSTPGTVVSSPSISAPPIVPDIQKNLTQEQLIRQQLLAKQKQLLELQQKKLELELEQAKAQLAVSLSVQQETSSLGPGSAPTKLHVSQIPPMAVKAPHQVPVQPEKSRPGPGPSLQIQDLKGTNRDPRLNRMSQHSSHGKDQSHRKEFLMNTLNQSDIKSSKTVPPEKLNSSKQEKSKSGEKITKKELDQLDSKSKSKSKSPSPLKNKLSHTKDLKNQESESTRVSDMNKRDPRLKKHLQDKTDSKDDDVKEKRKTAEKKDKDEHMKSSEHRPVGSRNKVINGIVQKQDTITEELEKQGTKPGRSSTRKRSRSRSPKARSPIIHSPKRRERRSPKRRQRSLSPTSLPKAGKMRQSGVKQSHMEEFMLPSREERSAKRSTKQDVRDPRRIKKTEEERPQETANQHSTKSGTDPKDNVENWQSSKSTKRWKSGWEENKSLQQGDEHSKSPHLRHRESWSSTKGILSPRVPKQQHRLSVDANLQIPKELTLASKRELLQKTSERLASGEITQDEFLVVVHQIRQLFQYQEGKHRCNVRDSPTEENKGGLKKKPLLSDAELTYYEHKAKLKRTQVQHSFPRLDLLDPDIFDYPLTDALLSGIECEPSKSKHASRNSGAQFDRKEQFSERARRLSPISGSRTYAENLSPHEGRRRHDEQVSAKGVREEQRSPFNDRFPLKRPRYEDSDKPFVDNPASRFAGLDTNQRLTALAEDRPLFDGPTRPSVTRDGPTKMIFEGPNKLSPRIDGPPAPGSLRFDGSPGQMGGGGPLRFEGPQGQLGGGCPLRFEGPPGPVGTPLRFEGPIGQAGGSGFRFEGAPGLRFEGSAGGLRFEGPGGQHVGSLRFEGHRGQPVSGIRFEGPHGQPVGGLRYDNPRGQHVGGLRFEGGHGPSGAAIRFDGPHGQPGGGIRFEGPLLQQGVGMRFEGPHGQSVAGLRFEGQHNQLGGNLRFEGPHGQPGVGIRFEGPLVPQGGGMRFEGPSVPGGGLRIEGPLGQGGPRFEGCHALRFDGQPGQPSLLPRFDGLHGQPGPRFERTGQPGPQRFDGPPGQQVQPRFDSVPQRFDGPQHQQASRFDMPLGLQGTRFDNHPSQRLESVSFNQTGPYNDPPGSAFNAPSQGLQFQRHEQIFDSPQGPNFNGPHGHGNQSFSNPLNRASGHYFDEKNLQSSQFGNFGNLSAPIAVGNIPASQQVLTGVAQPVAFGQGQQFLPVHPQNPGAFVQNPSGVLPKAYPDNHLSQVDVNELFSKLLKTGILKLSQPDSSTTQVNDVAAQPPPEEEEDQNEDQDVPDLTNFTIEELKQRYDSVINRLYTGIQCYSCGMRFTTSQTDVYADHLDWHYRQNRTEKDVSRKVTHRRWYYSLTDWIEFEEIADLEERAKSQFFEKVHEEVVLKTQEAAKEKEFQSVPAGPAGAVESCEICQEQFEQYWDEEEEEWHLKNAIRVDGKIYHPSCYEDYQNTSSFDCTPSPSKTPAENPLNIVLNIVKNELQEPCESPKVKEEQTDTPPACTEESRATPTEIKTENDTVD; from the exons GCTCCTTCCTCAGAGAAGCTTCCTGTTATGTACCTTATGGATTCTATCGTGAAAAACGTTGGACGAGAGTATCTCACTGCCTTTACTAAAAATCTAGTTGcaacatttatttgtgtgtttgaaAAG GTGGatgaaaatactagaaaaagtttatttaaattacGTTCCACATGGGATGAAATATTCCCTTTGAAGAAACTTTATGCCCTGGATGTCAGAGTTAATTCGTTAGATCCTGCTTGGCCTATTAAACCTCTACCCCCAAATGTGAATACATCTAGCATCCATGTGAAtcctaaatttttaaataaatcg ccaGAAGAGCCTTCAACACCTGGCACAGTGGTCAGTTCCCCTAGCATCTCTGCTCCTCCAATTGTTCCTGATATACAAAAGAATCTTACCCAAGAACAGCTAATAAGGCAGCAGTTACtggcaaaacaaaaacagttatTAGAACTTCAGCAGAAAAAGCTGGAGCTTGAGCTAGAGCAAGCTAAGGCACAACTG gCAGTTTCTCTTAGTGTACAGCAAGAAACATCTAGCCTAGGTCCTGGATCTGCACCAACCAAATTACATGTTTCACAGATTCCCCCTATGGCAGTTAAAGCTCCCCATCAGGTTCCTGTGCAACCTGAGAAAAGCCGTCCAGGTCCAGGTCCATCCTTACAAATTCAGGATTTGAAAGGAACTAACCGGGATCCCCGTCTTAATAGGATGAGTCAACATTCTTCTCATGGAAAAGATCAAAGTCACAGGAAGGAATTCCTGATGAACACATTGAACCAATCTGATATTAAGTCAAGTAAAACTGTACCCCCTGAAAAACTGAATTCATCTAAGCAAGAAAAAAGTAAATCAGGTGAAAAAATAACCAAGAAAGAACTTGATCAGTTAGATTCTAAGTCTAAATCTAAGTCTAAATCGCCATCACCTTTGAAAAACAAACTGTCCCacacaaaagacttaaaaaatcaAGAATCTGAAAGCACAAGGGTGTCTGACATGAACAAAAGAGATCCAAGATTAAAAAAACATCTTCAGGATAAGACTGATAGCAAAGATGATGatgtgaaagagaagagaaaaactgcagaaaaaaaggataaagatGAGCACATGAAGTCATCAGAACACAGACCGGTTGGAAGTAGAAATAAAGTCATAAATGGCATTGTACAAAAACAGGATACAATAACTGAAGAATTGGAAAAGCAGGGGACAAAACCAGGGAGATCGAGTACTAGAAAGCGATCAAGATCACGATCACCCAAAGCTCGGTCACCAATTATACATTCtccaaagagaagagagaggcgGTCACCCAAACGGAGGCAAAGGAGTTTGTCTCCAACCTCGTTACCCAAAGCTGGAAAGATGCGCCAATCAGGAGTTAAGCAGTCACATATGGAAGAGTTCATGCTACCATCCAGGGAAGAAAGAAGTGCTAAGAGAAGCACCAAACAGGATGTTCGAGATCCAAGGCgaataaaaaagactgaagagGAACGACCTCAAGAAACTGCAAATCAACATTCAACAAAATCAGGCACTGACCCAAAGGACAATGTAGAAAATTGGCAAAGTTCCAAGTCTACCAAACGATGGAAATCTGgttgggaagaaaataaaag TTTACAACAGGGTGATGAACATAGTAAATCTCCTCACCTGAGACATAGGGAGAGCTGGTCAAGCACTAAAGGAATATTGTCACCTCGAGTCCCAAAGCAGCAGCATCGATTAAGTGTAGATGCCAATCTTCAAATTCCTAAAGAGTTAACTCTTGCAAGCAAAAGAGAATTACTTCAAAAG ACGAGTGAACGTTTAGCTTCTGGTGAAATTACACAGGATGAGTTCCTTGTTGTTGTGCATCAAATTCGACAGCTATTTCAGTATCAAGAAGGTAAACATAGATGCAATGTACGGGATAGtcctacagaagaaaataaaggtggattaaaaaagaaacctcTCTTATCTGATGCTGAATTAACCTACTATGaacataaagcaaaactgaaaaggaCACAGGTTCAGCATTCATTTCCAAGACTTGATCTCTTAGATCCTGATATTTTTGACTACCCTTTGACTGATGCCTTGTTGTCTGGAATAGAATGTGAGCCATCCAAAAGTAAACATGCAAGTAGGAATAGTGGAGCACAGTTTGACAGAAAAGAACAATTTAGTGAAAGAGCAAGACGTCTTTCTCCTATATCTGGGAGTCGTACTTATGCTGAGAATCTTTCACCCCATGAGGGCCGGAGAAGACATGATGAACAAGTCTCTGCTAAAG gtgTACGAGAAGAACAGAGATCACCATTCAATGATCGTTTTCCACTTAAGCGACCTAGATATGAAGATTCAGATAAACCATTTGTAGATAACCCTGCATCAAGATTTGCTGGCCTTGATACTAATCAGCGACTTACTGCGTTAGCTGAAGACAGGCCATTATTTGATGGGCCTACTAGACCATCAGTAACAAGAGATGGCCCAACCAAGATGATTTTTGAAGGTCCTAATAAACTAAGCCCTAGAATTGATGGACCTCCTGCACCAGGTTCTCTTCGGTTTGATGGCTCACCAGGACAAATGGGGGGAGGTGGCCCTTTGAGATTTGAAGGACCACAAGGTCAGCTAGGAGGTGGATGTCCTTTGAGATTTGAAGGTCCTCCAGGACCAGTAGGTACACCTTTGCGGTTTGAGGGGCCAATTGGTCAAGCAGGAGGCAGTGGTTTTCGGTTTGAAGGTGCCCCTGGTCTGAGGTTTGAGGGATCTGCAGGTGGTTTGCGATTTGAAGGACCAGGGGGCCAGCATGTTGGTAGTCTCAGGTTTGAGGGACATCGGGGTCAACCTGTGAGTGGTATAAGGTTTGAAGGACCTCATGGTCAGCCTGTGGGTGGACTTAGATATGATAATCCTCGAGGTCAGCATGTAGGTGGACTTAGATTTGAAGGGGGTCATGGTCCGTCAGGAGCTGCAATTAGGTTTGATGGACCTCATGGTCAGCCAGGAGGTGGGATCAGGTTTGAGGGCCCTTTGCTGCAGCAGGGAGTTGGAATGAGGTTTGAGGGACCCCATGGTCAGTCCGTAGCTGGTCTGAGGTTTGAAGGACAACATAATCAGCTTGGTGGAAACCTCAGGTTTGAGGGTCCACATGGTCAACCAGGGGTTGGGATCAGGTTTGAAGGACCACTAGTCCCACAAGGTGGTGGAATGAGGTTTGAGGGTCCTTCTGTACCAGGAGGTGGCCTGAGAATTGAAGGGCCTTTAGGTCAAGGTGGTCCAAGATTTGAGGGTTGTCATGCTTTAAGGTTTGATGGACAGCCAGGTCAGCCATCACTCTTGCCAAGATTTGATGGATTACATGGTCAGCCAGGTCCTAGATTTGAAAGAACTGGCCAACCAGGCCCACAGAGATTTGATGGACCACCTGGACAGCAGGTTCAACCACGATTTGATAGTGTACCTCAAAGATTTGATGGCCCACAACACCAGCAAGCATCAAGGTTTGATATGCCTCTTGGCCTTCAAGGCACAAGATTTGACAATCATCCTTCACAAAGACTTGAATCAGTATCTTTCAATCAGACTGGTCCATATAATGATCCACCTGGCAGTGCTTTTAACGCCCCATCCCAAGGACTACAGTTCCAAAGACATGAACAAATATTTGATTCACCTCAAGGACCAAATTTTAATGGACCACATGGCCACGGAAACCAGAGTTTCTCGAATCCTCTTAACAGAGCCTCTGGACACTATTTTGATGAAAAGAATCTGCAGAGTTCTCAGTTTGGAAATTTTGGCAATTTATCTGCTCCAATAGCAGTAGGAAATATTCCAGCATCTCAACAG GTTCTGACTGGTGTTGCACAGCCAGTAGCATTTGGCCAAGGACAACAATTTTTACCCGTTCATCCACAAAATCCTGGAGCATTTGTTCAGAATCCTTCAG gagtgcTTCCTAAGGCATATCCTGATAATCATCTCAGTCAGGTGGAtgtaaatgaattattttcaaaacttCTAAAAACAGGAATTCTCAAATTGTCGCAGCCTGATTCCTCTACAACAC AAGTAAATGATGTTGCTGCTCAGCCTCCCCCTGAAGAGGAAGAAGATCAAAATGAAGATCAAGATGTTCCAGATCTTACCAATTTTACAATTGAAGAACTGAAACA ACGTTATGATAGTGTTATAAATCGACTGTACACTGGTATTCAGTGTTATTCTTGTGGAATGAGGTTTACAACGTCACAGACAGATGTATACGCAGATCACTTGGACTGGCATTATCGGCAAAATAGAACTGAAAAAGATGTTAGCAGGAAAGTCACTCATAGACGTTGGTACTACAGTTTAACA GACTGGATAGAATTTGAGGAAATAGCTGATCTGGAAGAACGTGCAAAGAGCCAGTTTTTTGAAAAAGTGCATGAAGAAGTTGTGCTCAAAACTCAGGAAGCTGCTAAAGAAAAGGAGTTCCAAAGTGTACCTGCTGGACCAGCTGGAGCAGTTGAG AGTTGTGAAATCTGTCAAGAACAATTTGAACAATACTGGGATGAAGAAGAGGAggaatggcatttaaaaaatgctattagaGTAGATGGAAAG ATTTATCATCCATCGTGTTATGAAGATTATCaaaat ACATCCTCATTTGATTGTACACCATCTCCCAGCAAGACACCAGCCGAAAACCCCTTGAACATTGTGTTGAACATTGTCAAAAACGAACTGCAGGAACCCTGTGAAAGTCCCAAAGTTAAGGAAGAACAAACTGATACCCCACCAGCTTGTACAGAAGAAAGCAGAGCAACACCcactgaaattaaaacagaaaatgatacagttgattaa
- the PCF11 gene encoding pre-mRNA cleavage complex 2 protein Pcf11 isoform X2, which yields MSEQTPAEAGTAGARDDACRDYQSSLEDLTFNSKPHINMLTILAEENLPFAKEIVSLIEAQTAKAPSSEKLPVMYLMDSIVKNVGREYLTAFTKNLVATFICVFEKVDENTRKSLFKLRSTWDEIFPLKKLYALDVRVNSLDPAWPIKPLPPNVNTSSIHVNPKFLNKSPEEPSTPGTVVSSPSISAPPIVPDIQKNLTQEQLIRQQLLAKQKQLLELQQKKLELELEQAKAQLAVSLSVQQETSSLGPGSAPTKLHVSQIPPMAVKAPHQVPVQPEKSRPGPGPSLQIQDLKGTNRDPRLNRMSQHSSHGKDQSHRKEFLMNTLNQSDIKSSKTVPPEKLNSSKQEKSKSGEKITKKELDQLDSKSKSKSKSPSPLKNKLSHTKDLKNQESESTRVSDMNKRDPRLKKHLQDKTDSKDDDVKEKRKTAEKKDKDEHMKSSEHRPVGSRNKVINGIVQKQDTITEELEKQGTKPGRSSTRKRSRSRSPKARSPIIHSPKRRERRSPKRRQRSLSPTSLPKAGKMRQSGVKQSHMEEFMLPSREERSAKRSTKQDVRDPRRIKKTEEERPQETANQHSTKSGTDPKDNVENWQSSKSTKRWKSGWEENKSLQQGDEHSKSPHLRHRESWSSTKGILSPRVPKQQHRLSVDANLQIPKELTLASKRELLQKTSERLASGEITQDEFLVVVHQIRQLFQYQEGVREEQRSPFNDRFPLKRPRYEDSDKPFVDNPASRFAGLDTNQRLTALAEDRPLFDGPTRPSVTRDGPTKMIFEGPNKLSPRIDGPPAPGSLRFDGSPGQMGGGGPLRFEGPQGQLGGGCPLRFEGPPGPVGTPLRFEGPIGQAGGSGFRFEGAPGLRFEGSAGGLRFEGPGGQHVGSLRFEGHRGQPVSGIRFEGPHGQPVGGLRYDNPRGQHVGGLRFEGGHGPSGAAIRFDGPHGQPGGGIRFEGPLLQQGVGMRFEGPHGQSVAGLRFEGQHNQLGGNLRFEGPHGQPGVGIRFEGPLVPQGGGMRFEGPSVPGGGLRIEGPLGQGGPRFEGCHALRFDGQPGQPSLLPRFDGLHGQPGPRFERTGQPGPQRFDGPPGQQVQPRFDSVPQRFDGPQHQQASRFDMPLGLQGTRFDNHPSQRLESVSFNQTGPYNDPPGSAFNAPSQGLQFQRHEQIFDSPQGPNFNGPHGHGNQSFSNPLNRASGHYFDEKNLQSSQFGNFGNLSAPIAVGNIPASQQVLTGVAQPVAFGQGQQFLPVHPQNPGAFVQNPSGVLPKAYPDNHLSQVDVNELFSKLLKTGILKLSQPDSSTTQVNDVAAQPPPEEEEDQNEDQDVPDLTNFTIEELKQRYDSVINRLYTGIQCYSCGMRFTTSQTDVYADHLDWHYRQNRTEKDVSRKVTHRRWYYSLTDWIEFEEIADLEERAKSQFFEKVHEEVVLKTQEAAKEKEFQSVPAGPAGAVESCEICQEQFEQYWDEEEEEWHLKNAIRVDGKIYHPSCYEDYQNTSSFDCTPSPSKTPAENPLNIVLNIVKNELQEPCESPKVKEEQTDTPPACTEESRATPTEIKTENDTVD from the exons GCTCCTTCCTCAGAGAAGCTTCCTGTTATGTACCTTATGGATTCTATCGTGAAAAACGTTGGACGAGAGTATCTCACTGCCTTTACTAAAAATCTAGTTGcaacatttatttgtgtgtttgaaAAG GTGGatgaaaatactagaaaaagtttatttaaattacGTTCCACATGGGATGAAATATTCCCTTTGAAGAAACTTTATGCCCTGGATGTCAGAGTTAATTCGTTAGATCCTGCTTGGCCTATTAAACCTCTACCCCCAAATGTGAATACATCTAGCATCCATGTGAAtcctaaatttttaaataaatcg ccaGAAGAGCCTTCAACACCTGGCACAGTGGTCAGTTCCCCTAGCATCTCTGCTCCTCCAATTGTTCCTGATATACAAAAGAATCTTACCCAAGAACAGCTAATAAGGCAGCAGTTACtggcaaaacaaaaacagttatTAGAACTTCAGCAGAAAAAGCTGGAGCTTGAGCTAGAGCAAGCTAAGGCACAACTG gCAGTTTCTCTTAGTGTACAGCAAGAAACATCTAGCCTAGGTCCTGGATCTGCACCAACCAAATTACATGTTTCACAGATTCCCCCTATGGCAGTTAAAGCTCCCCATCAGGTTCCTGTGCAACCTGAGAAAAGCCGTCCAGGTCCAGGTCCATCCTTACAAATTCAGGATTTGAAAGGAACTAACCGGGATCCCCGTCTTAATAGGATGAGTCAACATTCTTCTCATGGAAAAGATCAAAGTCACAGGAAGGAATTCCTGATGAACACATTGAACCAATCTGATATTAAGTCAAGTAAAACTGTACCCCCTGAAAAACTGAATTCATCTAAGCAAGAAAAAAGTAAATCAGGTGAAAAAATAACCAAGAAAGAACTTGATCAGTTAGATTCTAAGTCTAAATCTAAGTCTAAATCGCCATCACCTTTGAAAAACAAACTGTCCCacacaaaagacttaaaaaatcaAGAATCTGAAAGCACAAGGGTGTCTGACATGAACAAAAGAGATCCAAGATTAAAAAAACATCTTCAGGATAAGACTGATAGCAAAGATGATGatgtgaaagagaagagaaaaactgcagaaaaaaaggataaagatGAGCACATGAAGTCATCAGAACACAGACCGGTTGGAAGTAGAAATAAAGTCATAAATGGCATTGTACAAAAACAGGATACAATAACTGAAGAATTGGAAAAGCAGGGGACAAAACCAGGGAGATCGAGTACTAGAAAGCGATCAAGATCACGATCACCCAAAGCTCGGTCACCAATTATACATTCtccaaagagaagagagaggcgGTCACCCAAACGGAGGCAAAGGAGTTTGTCTCCAACCTCGTTACCCAAAGCTGGAAAGATGCGCCAATCAGGAGTTAAGCAGTCACATATGGAAGAGTTCATGCTACCATCCAGGGAAGAAAGAAGTGCTAAGAGAAGCACCAAACAGGATGTTCGAGATCCAAGGCgaataaaaaagactgaagagGAACGACCTCAAGAAACTGCAAATCAACATTCAACAAAATCAGGCACTGACCCAAAGGACAATGTAGAAAATTGGCAAAGTTCCAAGTCTACCAAACGATGGAAATCTGgttgggaagaaaataaaag TTTACAACAGGGTGATGAACATAGTAAATCTCCTCACCTGAGACATAGGGAGAGCTGGTCAAGCACTAAAGGAATATTGTCACCTCGAGTCCCAAAGCAGCAGCATCGATTAAGTGTAGATGCCAATCTTCAAATTCCTAAAGAGTTAACTCTTGCAAGCAAAAGAGAATTACTTCAAAAG ACGAGTGAACGTTTAGCTTCTGGTGAAATTACACAGGATGAGTTCCTTGTTGTTGTGCATCAAATTCGACAGCTATTTCAGTATCAAGAAG gtgTACGAGAAGAACAGAGATCACCATTCAATGATCGTTTTCCACTTAAGCGACCTAGATATGAAGATTCAGATAAACCATTTGTAGATAACCCTGCATCAAGATTTGCTGGCCTTGATACTAATCAGCGACTTACTGCGTTAGCTGAAGACAGGCCATTATTTGATGGGCCTACTAGACCATCAGTAACAAGAGATGGCCCAACCAAGATGATTTTTGAAGGTCCTAATAAACTAAGCCCTAGAATTGATGGACCTCCTGCACCAGGTTCTCTTCGGTTTGATGGCTCACCAGGACAAATGGGGGGAGGTGGCCCTTTGAGATTTGAAGGACCACAAGGTCAGCTAGGAGGTGGATGTCCTTTGAGATTTGAAGGTCCTCCAGGACCAGTAGGTACACCTTTGCGGTTTGAGGGGCCAATTGGTCAAGCAGGAGGCAGTGGTTTTCGGTTTGAAGGTGCCCCTGGTCTGAGGTTTGAGGGATCTGCAGGTGGTTTGCGATTTGAAGGACCAGGGGGCCAGCATGTTGGTAGTCTCAGGTTTGAGGGACATCGGGGTCAACCTGTGAGTGGTATAAGGTTTGAAGGACCTCATGGTCAGCCTGTGGGTGGACTTAGATATGATAATCCTCGAGGTCAGCATGTAGGTGGACTTAGATTTGAAGGGGGTCATGGTCCGTCAGGAGCTGCAATTAGGTTTGATGGACCTCATGGTCAGCCAGGAGGTGGGATCAGGTTTGAGGGCCCTTTGCTGCAGCAGGGAGTTGGAATGAGGTTTGAGGGACCCCATGGTCAGTCCGTAGCTGGTCTGAGGTTTGAAGGACAACATAATCAGCTTGGTGGAAACCTCAGGTTTGAGGGTCCACATGGTCAACCAGGGGTTGGGATCAGGTTTGAAGGACCACTAGTCCCACAAGGTGGTGGAATGAGGTTTGAGGGTCCTTCTGTACCAGGAGGTGGCCTGAGAATTGAAGGGCCTTTAGGTCAAGGTGGTCCAAGATTTGAGGGTTGTCATGCTTTAAGGTTTGATGGACAGCCAGGTCAGCCATCACTCTTGCCAAGATTTGATGGATTACATGGTCAGCCAGGTCCTAGATTTGAAAGAACTGGCCAACCAGGCCCACAGAGATTTGATGGACCACCTGGACAGCAGGTTCAACCACGATTTGATAGTGTACCTCAAAGATTTGATGGCCCACAACACCAGCAAGCATCAAGGTTTGATATGCCTCTTGGCCTTCAAGGCACAAGATTTGACAATCATCCTTCACAAAGACTTGAATCAGTATCTTTCAATCAGACTGGTCCATATAATGATCCACCTGGCAGTGCTTTTAACGCCCCATCCCAAGGACTACAGTTCCAAAGACATGAACAAATATTTGATTCACCTCAAGGACCAAATTTTAATGGACCACATGGCCACGGAAACCAGAGTTTCTCGAATCCTCTTAACAGAGCCTCTGGACACTATTTTGATGAAAAGAATCTGCAGAGTTCTCAGTTTGGAAATTTTGGCAATTTATCTGCTCCAATAGCAGTAGGAAATATTCCAGCATCTCAACAG GTTCTGACTGGTGTTGCACAGCCAGTAGCATTTGGCCAAGGACAACAATTTTTACCCGTTCATCCACAAAATCCTGGAGCATTTGTTCAGAATCCTTCAG gagtgcTTCCTAAGGCATATCCTGATAATCATCTCAGTCAGGTGGAtgtaaatgaattattttcaaaacttCTAAAAACAGGAATTCTCAAATTGTCGCAGCCTGATTCCTCTACAACAC AAGTAAATGATGTTGCTGCTCAGCCTCCCCCTGAAGAGGAAGAAGATCAAAATGAAGATCAAGATGTTCCAGATCTTACCAATTTTACAATTGAAGAACTGAAACA ACGTTATGATAGTGTTATAAATCGACTGTACACTGGTATTCAGTGTTATTCTTGTGGAATGAGGTTTACAACGTCACAGACAGATGTATACGCAGATCACTTGGACTGGCATTATCGGCAAAATAGAACTGAAAAAGATGTTAGCAGGAAAGTCACTCATAGACGTTGGTACTACAGTTTAACA GACTGGATAGAATTTGAGGAAATAGCTGATCTGGAAGAACGTGCAAAGAGCCAGTTTTTTGAAAAAGTGCATGAAGAAGTTGTGCTCAAAACTCAGGAAGCTGCTAAAGAAAAGGAGTTCCAAAGTGTACCTGCTGGACCAGCTGGAGCAGTTGAG AGTTGTGAAATCTGTCAAGAACAATTTGAACAATACTGGGATGAAGAAGAGGAggaatggcatttaaaaaatgctattagaGTAGATGGAAAG ATTTATCATCCATCGTGTTATGAAGATTATCaaaat ACATCCTCATTTGATTGTACACCATCTCCCAGCAAGACACCAGCCGAAAACCCCTTGAACATTGTGTTGAACATTGTCAAAAACGAACTGCAGGAACCCTGTGAAAGTCCCAAAGTTAAGGAAGAACAAACTGATACCCCACCAGCTTGTACAGAAGAAAGCAGAGCAACACCcactgaaattaaaacagaaaatgatacagttgattaa